TTGATGTCCAGGCAGCGCCCGAGCGTCCGCAGCGAGGTGTCGGCGTTGTGGAACCAGTGCTGGTCGACGGCGTAGGACTGGCAGCCCCACAGGTCGATGGCGGTGCCGTTCGCGCCGTTGTCGTCACCGATGACGTCCACGCACTGGCCGCCGGGGCCCACGACCGGCGCGCCGCCGTCGACCGCGAACTTCTGCGCGGAGCTGCCGTTGCAGGTCCAGATCTGCAGCCGGGTGCCGTTGGCCGTGTTGCCGCTCGGATCGTCCAGACACAGACCCGACTGCGGGTTCAGCAGCGAACCGTCCGACTGCTGCACCCACTTCTGACCACCCACCCCGTTGCAGTCCCACAACTCCACCGGCGTGCCCGCCGCCGTCCCGTTGCCGTTGATGTCCAGGCAGCGCCCGAGCGTCCGCAGCGAGGTGTCGGCGTTGTGGAACCAGTGCTGGTCGACGGCGTAGGACTGGCAGCCCCACAGGTCGATGGCGGTGCCGTTCGCGCCGTTGTCGTCACCGATGACGTCCACGCACTGGCCGCCGGGGCCCACGACCGGCGCGCCGCCGTCGACCGCGAACTTCTGCGCGGAGCTGCCGTTGCAGGTCCAGATCTGCAGCCGGGTGCCGTTGGCCGTGTTGCCGCTCGGATCGTCCAGACACAGACCCGACTGCGGGTTCAGCAGCGAACCGTCCGACTGCTGCACCCACTTCTGACCACCCACCCCGTTGCAGTCCCACAACTCCACCGGCGTGCCCGCCGCCGTCCCGTTGCCGTTGATGTCCAGGCAGCGGCTGATCGTGCTGAGCGAGCCGTCGGCGTTGTGGGTCCAGTGCTGGTCCTCGGCGTAGGACTGGCAGTTCCACAGCTGGACCGCCGTGCCGTCGACGCCGGTGTCGTCGGCGGCGACGTCGACGCACTGGCCGCCGGGCCCCGCGATGGTGCCCTGCGGGCCGTTGGGCACGTTGGTCTCCCCCGCGTAGCCGACGGAGACGATGTTCGACTGGACCGCGTTCTCGGTGGCGTCGCTCGAGAAGCCGGAGACCATGACGCCCTCGAAGAAGGTGCCCATGTTCCAGTTGCTGTTGTCACCGCCGGTGCCCAGGATGATGCCGCCCTCCTGGTGCATCGGCATGTAGCCGCCGCGGGTCGGCAGCGCGCCGTTCCACCAGGTGGAGAGGCCGCCCGACTGCGAGTTGCCGCCCTTGAGGGCGTAGGTCGTCTGGCCGTTGTCCTTGAGCACGGCGGTGACGTAGGTGCTGCTGTTGCCCGCGTTGGCGGTGTTGGAGCCGTTGTTCCCCTGGAACATGCCGTTCTCCATGTCCGCCTCGACCCAGGGGCCGGAACCGGTGCACGGCGGGAAGTAGCAGGTGGTGGCGAGACTGACGGCGTCCATGTGCCCGTTGCCGGTGTCGGACGGGGTGCTCTCGGCGTTGCCGTAGTCGAAGCAGCAGGCCGAGCCGACGTGCGTGCCGCTGGCGACCATGTAGGCGCCCTCGGCCTGGCCGTTGACCGCGACGCCGGAGGCCGCGCCGGTGTAGCGGTAGCCGACGCCGGGCGAGATCCACACGCCGTACACCTTGTGCCCGCCGGCGGTGACGGCGATCTCGCTCGCGTCGGCACCGCGGTCCGCGCCCATGCCGGAGGTGCCGGACGGGCCGGGGGTCAGGTCGTTGTGGCGCGAGGTCTGGTCGTAGATCCGGGTGATCCGGCAGCTGGACCCGGCGCAGAAGGCGTCCTGCTGGCCGGAGTTGGCGTACCCGCCGGCGGCCAGCAGGCCGATGTCGGCGGTGGCGCCGTCGGAGACCCTGGTGACCTGGTAGAGCGGGCCGTTGTAGGAGGAGAACAGGGCGCGGACGGTGCTGTGCGCGGCGACGCACGGGGTGCCGCCGGAGGCGTACAGATCGCAGGGCAGCGATCCGGCCGCGTGCCCGACGGCGGGCAGGCCGACGAGCGCGGCGAGGACGAGCGCGAGCGTCGCCACGGCCGAGCGGACGGCCAGGCGTATCCGGCGGAGGGGTCGGGGCGGGCCGCCGGGAGTGGGGTGACTGGACATGGTGGCTCCTGGGGTGGAGGGGAGCGAACAGCGGAAGGGACCTTGCGCGGGCCTTGCTCTGGCCTTGCTGGGCATTGCCGAACCGGTGCGCGGTCGGGGCGCGGCCCGTGGCGGCGCCCGCGCTCCACCCGGCGTCCGACGGATGCGGCAGACCTGACGGCAGATCACCGGTGACCTTGTATTCTCACGTTGTAGTCGCGGCGCAGGTGCCGGCCCCGCTCCCTCGCGCACGGTCGGCGGAAAGTGGGGGTGCAGGCATGTCCGTGCCGACCGAGGGTCCGACGGCACCACGTCTCAAGGACGTGGCCGAGCTCGCCCAGGTGTCCGTCAAGACCGTCTCCAACGTGGTCAACGGCACGACGCCGGTGGCCGAGCCGACGCGCGAGCGCGTCCAGCGCGCCATCGACGCGCTCGGCTACCAGCCGAACGTGACGGCCCGTCGGCTGCGCACCGGCCGCAGCGGAGTGATCGCCCTGGCCTTCCCCGAGCTGCCTTCGCCCTACTTCGCGGAGCTCGCCGTCGAAGTGATCGCCGCCGCGAGACGGGTCGGCATCACCGTGCTGATGGACGACACGGGCGGGGACCCGGCGGCCGAGCTGCGCATCGCCTCCGGTCTGGGCGATCCGATGATCGACGGGGTGATCCTCAGCCCGCTCGGCCTGGACCAGGCGACGCTGCTGTCCCGCTCCCGCGAGATCCCGCTGGTCCTGCTCGGCGAGGCCGACCTGGGCCCGGTCGCGGACCGGGTGCACATCGACAACGTGGCGGGAGCGCACGCGGTGACCCGGCACCTCATCGACGAGGGTTACCGCCGCATCGCCGCCATCGGCTGGCAGGACCCCTCCCCGCGCGCCACCGCCGAGCAGCGGCTGTCCGGCTACCGCACGGCGCTGGAGGAAGCGGGCCTGACGGTCGATCAGGCCCTGCTGCCGCCGGTGCGGGCCTACTTCCGCCCCGACGGCGCCTCGGCGATGCGCCGCCTGCTGAAGCTGCCGCAGCGGCCGGACGCGGTGTTCTGCTTCAACGACCTGCTGGCCCTGGGCGCGCTCCGCGCCGCGCACGAGGCCGGCCTGCGCGTCCCCGACGACATTGCGATCGTCGGCTTCGACGACGTCGAGGAGGCCGAGTACGCGATCCCCTCCCTGACCACGGTGGCCCCCGACAAGCGCCACATCGCGGAACTCGCGGTGCGCTGCCTGATGGAACGGATCGAGGGCCGGTACGACGGCCCGAGCCGACTGATCACGCCGGGCTACCGCGTCGTGGTGCGCGAGAGCAGCACCAGCTCGCGCTGACGCGCGGTCATGCGTGCAGCAGGATAAGTCGGGCGGACACGGGCGACCGGCACCGGACCGACTCGGCACAGGTCGCCCGTTCCCCCCGCCCGCCTGCGGTCGCGCCACGCCACGTGCGAGCCAGGCGCGGCGCGCCTGCGTCGCAGAGCCGAGCGGGCGTTCCGATCCCGGCCTCCGGCGGGAGGGCGCAGCCGGGGCGGCGGGGACAGGCGTCGGGTGGCGGGTCATCGAGGTTCACCGTTCCTCGGCGCGTGCGGAGAGGTGGGGGAAGCGGAACTCCGTGGTGCTGTGACGGGCCGTGCCCGGGCGGAGCACCGGGTCGGGGTAGTCCGGGCGGTTGGGGGCGTCGGGGAACTGCTGGGTTTCCAGGCACACCGCGGCGTGGCGCTCCAGGCGCTTGCCGTCGGGGCCGCGCAGGGAGCCGTCGAGGCTGTTGCCGGTG
This genomic interval from Streptacidiphilus rugosus AM-16 contains the following:
- a CDS encoding LacI family DNA-binding transcriptional regulator, encoding MSVPTEGPTAPRLKDVAELAQVSVKTVSNVVNGTTPVAEPTRERVQRAIDALGYQPNVTARRLRTGRSGVIALAFPELPSPYFAELAVEVIAAARRVGITVLMDDTGGDPAAELRIASGLGDPMIDGVILSPLGLDQATLLSRSREIPLVLLGEADLGPVADRVHIDNVAGAHAVTRHLIDEGYRRIAAIGWQDPSPRATAEQRLSGYRTALEEAGLTVDQALLPPVRAYFRPDGASAMRRLLKLPQRPDAVFCFNDLLALGALRAAHEAGLRVPDDIAIVGFDDVEEAEYAIPSLTTVAPDKRHIAELAVRCLMERIEGRYDGPSRLITPGYRVVVRESSTSSR
- a CDS encoding arabinofuranosidase catalytic domain-containing protein gives rise to the protein MSSHPTPGGPPRPLRRIRLAVRSAVATLALVLAALVGLPAVGHAAGSLPCDLYASGGTPCVAAHSTVRALFSSYNGPLYQVTRVSDGATADIGLLAAGGYANSGQQDAFCAGSSCRITRIYDQTSRHNDLTPGPSGTSGMGADRGADASEIAVTAGGHKVYGVWISPGVGYRYTGAASGVAVNGQAEGAYMVASGTHVGSACCFDYGNAESTPSDTGNGHMDAVSLATTCYFPPCTGSGPWVEADMENGMFQGNNGSNTANAGNSSTYVTAVLKDNGQTTYALKGGNSQSGGLSTWWNGALPTRGGYMPMHQEGGIILGTGGDNSNWNMGTFFEGVMVSGFSSDATENAVQSNIVSVGYAGETNVPNGPQGTIAGPGGQCVDVAADDTGVDGTAVQLWNCQSYAEDQHWTHNADGSLSTISRCLDINGNGTAAGTPVELWDCNGVGGQKWVQQSDGSLLNPQSGLCLDDPSGNTANGTRLQIWTCNGSSAQKFAVDGGAPVVGPGGQCVDVIGDDNGANGTAIDLWGCQSYAVDQHWFHNADTSLRTLGRCLDINGNGTAAGTPVELWDCNGVGGQKWVQQSDGSLLNPQSGLCLDDPSGNTANGTRLQIWTCNGSSAQKFAVDGGAPVVGPGGQCVDVIGDDNGANGTAIDLWGCQSYAVDQHWFHNADTSLRTLGRCLDINGNGTAAGTPVELWDCNGVGGQKWVQQSDGSLLNPQSGLCLDDPSGNTANGTRLQIWTCNGSSAQKFALH